From the genome of Apodemus sylvaticus chromosome 3, mApoSyl1.1, whole genome shotgun sequence, one region includes:
- the Fhl3 gene encoding four and a half LIM domains protein 3, with protein MSEAFDCAKCNESLYGRKYIQTDSGPYCVPCYDNTFANTCAECQQLIGHDSRELFYEDRHFHEGCFRCCRCQRSLADEPFTCQDSELLCNECYCTAFSSQCSACGETVMPGSRKLEYGGQTWHEHCFLCSGCEQPLGSRSFVPDKGAHYCVPCYENKFAPRCARCSKTLTQGGVTYRNQPWHRECLVCTGCQKPLAGQQFTSQDDDPYCVACFGEFFAPKCSSCKRPITGGSSGEGAGLGGGKYVSFEDRHWHHGCFSCARCSTSLVGQGFVPDGDQVLCQGCSQAGP; from the exons ATGAGCGAGGCATTCGACTGTGCAAAATGCAACGAGTCCTTGTACGGTCGCAAATACATCCAGACAGACAGCGGCCCCTACTGCGTCCCCTGCTATGACAACACCTTCGCCAACACCTGTGCTGAGTGCCAGCAGCTCATCGGGCATGATTCAAGG GAACTGTTCTATGAGGATCGCCACTTCCACGAGGGCTGCttccgctgctgccgctgccagcGCTCCCTCGCCGACGAGCCCTTCACCTGTCAGGACAGCGAGCTTCTCTGTAACGAGTGCTACTGCACAGCCTTCTCGTCCCAGTGTTCTGCCTGTGGGGAGACGGTCATGCCTG GGTCCCGGAAGCTGGAGTATGGAGGTCAGACGTGGCATGAACACTGCTTTCTGTGCAGTGGCTGTGAGCAGCCACTGGGCTCCCGCTCCTTCGTGCCTGACAAGGGTGCCCACTACTGCGTGCCTTGCTATGAGAACAAATTTGCTCCTCGGTGTGCCCGCTGCAGCAAG ACGCTGACCCAGGGTGGAGTGACATACCGCAATCAGCCCTGGCATCGAGAGTGCCTGGTCTGCACTGGGTGTCAGAAGCCCCTTGCAGGACAGCAGTTCACCTCTCAGGATGATGACCCCTACTGTGTGGCCTGCTTTGGAGAATTCTTTGCACCCAAGTGCAGCAGCTGCAAGCGCCCCATCACAGGTGGGAGCAGCGGTGAGGGCGCAG GACTCGGTGGAGGCAAGTACGTGTCCTTCGAAGACCGGCACTGGCACCACGGCTGCTTTTCCTGTGCCCGCTGCTCCACCTCCCTGGTGGGCCAAGGCTTTGTACCAGATGGAGACCAAGTTCTGTGCCAGGGCTGCAGCCAAGCAGGGCCCTGA